A single region of the Elizabethkingia sp. JS20170427COW genome encodes:
- a CDS encoding RNA polymerase sigma factor RpoD/SigA: MRQLKITKQVTNRETASLDKYLQEIGKVELITADEEVELAQKIRNGDRVALEKLIKANLRFVVSVSKQYQNQGLSLPDLINEGNLGLMKAAKRYDETRGFKFISYAVWWIRQSILQALAEQSRIVRLPLNKIGSINKINKAYAHLEQENERPPSPEELAEVLDMSEEDIKESMKNSGRHLSMDAPLVEGEDSNLYDVLRSGESPSPDKDLMLESLQIEIERALQTLTPREADLVRLYFGLNGKHPMTLEEIGETFDLTRERVRQIKEKAIKRLKHNSRSKILKSYLGK, translated from the coding sequence ATGAGACAACTTAAGATAACCAAGCAGGTTACCAATAGGGAAACCGCTTCATTGGACAAGTACCTTCAGGAAATTGGGAAAGTAGAGCTTATTACTGCTGATGAAGAAGTAGAACTGGCACAAAAGATTAGAAACGGAGACAGGGTTGCTTTAGAAAAATTAATTAAAGCCAACTTACGTTTCGTGGTATCAGTATCTAAACAATATCAGAACCAAGGCCTTTCTCTTCCCGATCTTATTAATGAAGGTAACTTAGGATTAATGAAAGCTGCAAAGCGTTATGATGAAACCAGAGGTTTCAAATTTATTTCCTACGCTGTATGGTGGATTCGTCAATCTATCTTGCAAGCTTTAGCTGAGCAATCTAGAATTGTACGTCTTCCTCTCAACAAAATTGGATCTATTAACAAGATTAACAAGGCTTACGCTCACCTGGAACAAGAAAATGAAAGACCACCTTCCCCAGAAGAGTTGGCAGAAGTTTTGGATATGAGCGAAGAGGATATTAAGGAATCTATGAAAAACTCTGGGCGCCACCTTTCTATGGATGCGCCGTTGGTAGAGGGAGAGGATTCCAACCTTTACGATGTCTTACGCTCTGGTGAATCTCCTTCCCCAGACAAAGACTTGATGCTTGAATCTTTACAAATAGAGATTGAAAGAGCTTTACAAACGCTTACTCCAAGAGAAGCAGACTTGGTAAGATTATATTTCGGCCTTAATGGTAAACATCCAATGACTTTAGAAGAAATTGGTGAAACTTTTGACCTTACCAGAGAGCGTGTTCGCCAGATTAAGGAAAAAGCCATCAAGAGATTGAAACACAATAGCAGAAGTAAAATTCTGAAATCTTATTTAGGAAAATAA
- a CDS encoding CRISPR-associated endonuclease Cas1: MINYIEANARLFGFYLYVGVLHQLWFQRKSLVCDLQEPFRCIIDHCVFLSLQKGLIKEIDFRLFKGSWYIKPEARVKITKLFYEEIIKYKMPIYKYVQSYYRNFMKGNDISNFPKFQLP, from the coding sequence ATTATCAATTATATAGAAGCTAACGCTCGCTTATTCGGCTTTTATTTGTATGTAGGCGTATTACACCAACTTTGGTTTCAGCGCAAATCTTTAGTCTGCGATTTGCAAGAGCCTTTCCGATGTATCATAGATCATTGCGTATTTCTTTCTTTACAGAAAGGACTCATAAAAGAAATAGACTTTAGACTTTTTAAGGGCTCTTGGTATATTAAACCAGAAGCAAGAGTAAAAATTACCAAACTATTTTATGAAGAAATCATCAAATATAAAATGCCTATCTATAAGTATGTTCAATCTTATTATAGAAATTTTATGAAAGGAAACGATATTTCTAATTTTCCAAAATTTCAGTTACCATGA
- the cas2 gene encoding CRISPR-associated endonuclease Cas2 yields MKTKKSKNSIIICYDISNTKVRTKFSKFLEKYGVRLQMSVFELEHSTRLLNVIEEQIKQYFEPLFEDCDSIFIFYTNLNKAVRYGASKHLDNGLIFLDFTEGG; encoded by the coding sequence ATGAAAACTAAAAAATCTAAAAATAGCATTATTATTTGCTACGACATCAGCAATACAAAAGTACGTACGAAATTTTCAAAATTTTTAGAAAAATATGGTGTAAGATTACAAATGTCTGTTTTTGAATTAGAACATTCTACACGCCTATTAAACGTAATTGAAGAACAGATAAAACAATATTTTGAACCATTATTTGAAGACTGTGATAGTATTTTTATTTTTTATACAAATCTTAACAAAGCCGTCCGGTATGGAGCTAGTAAGCATTTGGATAATGGGCTAATTTTTCTCGATTTTACGGAGGGGGGATAA
- a CDS encoding IS5 family transposase: MLGKNPKKQPELFRPMLVDFIDDKHELVLLSEKIDWNYFEQEFASLYSHKGNPSHPIRFMVGCLLLKYLYNLGDETLEKAWIMNPYMQYFCGRVFFEHKFPCDPSNFVHFRKRIGEAGIEKIFAYSVRMHDAKTSTSNFVLSDTTVQENNTTFPTDAKLCKKVIDYCNKIAENEGIKQRQRYTKVSKQMVRNTYNGKHPKRSKMARKSQRQLKTIALRLIRELERNFNEEQKEIYKESLALYTKVVTQNRSDKDKIYSIHKPFTRCIAKGKAHKQYEFGNKVGLITTANKGKKIILGIKAFLQTPYDGHTIEPLLEQMENNGQKLPKELVYDRGGRGKSEIKGVKISIPSNPKKTDTAYRKQAKRKKFRTRAAIEPIIGHLKTDFRLAQNYFLGETGPQINAMLSATAWNLKKMMEILKEKIIFQFYKIINLLFSRFIFQNKLEARFC, translated from the coding sequence GAGTTTGCATCATTGTATTCTCACAAAGGCAATCCGAGTCATCCAATTCGTTTTATGGTAGGCTGTTTGCTTTTAAAGTACCTGTACAATTTAGGAGATGAGACTTTAGAAAAAGCATGGATTATGAATCCCTACATGCAATACTTTTGTGGTAGAGTTTTCTTTGAACATAAATTCCCTTGTGATCCGAGTAATTTCGTTCATTTCCGAAAAAGGATAGGTGAAGCCGGAATTGAAAAAATCTTTGCCTACAGCGTAAGAATGCACGATGCAAAAACAAGCACTTCTAATTTTGTTTTATCCGACACCACAGTTCAGGAAAATAACACAACATTTCCTACCGATGCAAAATTGTGCAAAAAAGTGATTGATTACTGTAATAAAATCGCCGAAAACGAAGGCATCAAACAAAGACAACGTTACACCAAGGTCAGCAAACAAATGGTTCGCAACACTTACAACGGCAAGCACCCTAAACGGTCAAAAATGGCAAGAAAATCTCAGCGACAACTTAAAACTATCGCCTTGAGGTTAATCCGTGAACTTGAACGCAATTTTAATGAAGAGCAAAAAGAGATTTACAAAGAATCATTAGCACTTTACACCAAAGTCGTTACCCAAAACCGAAGCGATAAAGATAAAATCTACAGCATCCACAAACCATTCACTCGATGTATAGCCAAGGGGAAAGCACATAAACAATACGAGTTTGGGAATAAAGTAGGTCTGATAACCACTGCTAACAAAGGAAAGAAAATCATTCTCGGGATTAAAGCATTTTTACAAACTCCATACGACGGTCACACCATAGAACCACTCTTGGAACAGATGGAAAACAATGGTCAGAAACTTCCCAAAGAGCTTGTTTACGATCGGGGAGGAAGAGGAAAATCGGAAATCAAAGGCGTAAAAATCTCCATTCCAAGCAATCCAAAAAAAACAGATACAGCTTACAGGAAACAAGCAAAGCGTAAGAAATTCAGAACCAGAGCAGCGATAGAACCTATCATTGGACATTTAAAAACCGATTTTAGGCTGGCTCAAAATTACTTTTTGGGAGAAACTGGTCCACAAATTAATGCGATGTTATCAGCAACTGCTTGGAATCTCAAGAAAATGATGGAAATACTGAAAGAGAAAATTATTTTTCAATTTTATAAAATTATAAATCTTCTATTTTCAAGATTTATTTTTCAAAATAAATTGGAAGCAAGGTTTTGTTAA